From Pelosinus fermentans DSM 17108, the proteins below share one genomic window:
- a CDS encoding DUF2325 domain-containing protein: MSIMLVGADHLGSIEKKLQTLGIHAIDHVTGRNVSDRKRFKFPLSTTLIVIFIDYINHTTAKNIKQLAKSQGVPLVFANRSWSSLQDKLVDFNLKELG; the protein is encoded by the coding sequence ATGTCAATTATGCTAGTTGGCGCAGATCATTTAGGAAGTATCGAAAAAAAATTGCAGACATTAGGAATTCATGCAATTGATCATGTTACAGGTAGAAATGTTTCTGATCGAAAACGCTTTAAGTTTCCGTTATCAACAACTTTAATTGTGATCTTTATTGATTATATTAATCATACTACAGCGAAAAATATTAAACAGCTGGCTAAATCCCAAGGGGTTCCCCTTGTGTTCGCAAATCGTTCTTGGAGTTCATTACAAGATAAATTAGTCGATTTCAATTTAAAAGAACTAGGATAA
- a CDS encoding YezD family protein: MANLRGAIKPLPSQVFDIIEHFLLNVQHGHLILMIQDGFVVKIDKIEKFMISAKSREGSFLIKEKTKKKHPMQMKILSDLQSIRYGQLVIHVNNGQVGQIEKTEKRRIDELEGLYGDGI, translated from the coding sequence GTGGCAAATTTAAGAGGAGCAATTAAACCATTGCCGTCTCAAGTGTTTGATATTATTGAGCATTTTTTATTAAACGTTCAACATGGTCACTTAATTTTAATGATACAAGATGGATTTGTTGTTAAAATAGATAAAATTGAAAAGTTTATGATCTCGGCTAAAAGTAGAGAGGGCAGTTTTTTAATAAAGGAAAAGACAAAGAAAAAACATCCTATGCAAATGAAAATTTTATCTGATTTACAAAGTATACGATACGGACAATTGGTCATTCATGTGAATAATGGGCAAGTAGGACAAATTGAAAAGACTGAAAAAAGGCGTATTGATGAGCTAGAAGGACTGTATGGTGATGGCATCTGA
- a CDS encoding DUF1847 domain-containing protein, with protein MSRKKDIENLSCTDCSIYNCKSQDKKFPGFCLTTKDNDGHSIADDIEEIKKYLQGDEQDAVVARASAQVEGLFYGKLTRVEEIIEFANRIGAKKIGIATCAGLIEESKIFTNILTARGFDYYSAICKVGSVDKTEIGILEEHKIRPGGHEAMCNPILQARILNYHKTDLNVVVGLCVGHDSLFIKYSDALVTTLVTKDRITGHNPVAALYTAHSYYRKLLQAKE; from the coding sequence ATGAGTAGAAAAAAAGATATAGAGAATTTAAGTTGCACAGACTGCAGTATTTACAATTGTAAGAGCCAGGACAAGAAATTCCCGGGGTTCTGTTTGACGACTAAAGATAATGATGGGCATTCCATTGCAGATGATATTGAAGAAATTAAAAAGTATCTGCAAGGGGATGAACAGGATGCAGTGGTTGCTAGAGCATCAGCCCAAGTGGAGGGGCTTTTTTATGGCAAGTTAACAAGGGTAGAGGAAATTATTGAATTTGCTAACCGCATTGGTGCTAAAAAAATTGGTATTGCAACTTGTGCTGGTTTGATAGAGGAATCAAAAATCTTTACCAATATTCTTACAGCCAGAGGCTTTGATTATTATAGTGCCATTTGCAAAGTGGGGTCTGTCGACAAAACGGAAATTGGCATATTAGAAGAGCATAAAATAAGACCTGGCGGTCATGAAGCAATGTGCAATCCTATCTTGCAAGCTCGTATTTTAAATTACCATAAGACAGATTTAAATGTCGTGGTTGGTTTGTGTGTAGGACATGATTCTTTATTTATAAAATACTCTGATGCATTGGTTACTACTCTTGTAACTAAAGATCGAATCACAGGTCATAATCCAGTTGCGGCTTTATATACGGCTCACTCGTACTATAGAAAATTACTGCAAGCGAAAGAATAA
- a CDS encoding amino acid ABC transporter ATP-binding protein, protein MIQVKGVRKSFGKQQVLKGIDLTVEKGEVVVLLGPSGSGKTTFLRCLNFLEHPDDGEITIGETHVNCKTVTKKEILQLRRNTAMVFQLYNLFKNKTALENVMEGLVTARNIPKIEAEEISRKILDKVGLAAKYDAYPSELSGGQQQRVGIARALALNPEVILFDEPTSALDPELVGEVLAVMKQVAKEGLTMIVVTHEISFARDIADKVLFMDGGVVVEQGTPEEVLVHPKEERTKQFLKRILPVSDYSI, encoded by the coding sequence ATGATACAAGTAAAAGGAGTACGCAAATCATTTGGAAAGCAGCAAGTATTAAAAGGAATTGACCTTACTGTAGAGAAAGGTGAGGTAGTTGTGCTATTAGGTCCCAGTGGCTCTGGCAAGACAACTTTTTTACGGTGCCTAAATTTTTTGGAGCATCCAGATGATGGAGAAATTACAATTGGAGAGACTCATGTTAATTGTAAAACCGTTACTAAAAAGGAAATATTGCAGCTTAGAAGAAATACTGCAATGGTTTTTCAATTATATAATCTGTTCAAAAATAAAACTGCACTGGAAAATGTAATGGAAGGACTGGTCACTGCCCGAAATATTCCTAAAATAGAAGCAGAAGAGATCAGCCGAAAGATTTTAGACAAAGTGGGATTGGCTGCTAAATATGATGCATATCCCAGTGAATTATCAGGAGGGCAGCAACAGCGGGTTGGCATAGCAAGAGCCCTTGCCTTAAATCCGGAAGTTATTCTCTTTGATGAGCCGACCTCTGCTTTAGATCCAGAATTGGTTGGGGAAGTACTGGCTGTAATGAAACAAGTGGCCAAGGAAGGGTTAACTATGATTGTTGTAACTCATGAAATTTCTTTTGCCAGGGATATTGCTGATAAGGTATTGTTTATGGATGGAGGAGTTGTTGTGGAACAAGGTACTCCTGAAGAGGTCCTTGTTCATCCAAAAGAAGAACGGACGAAGCAATTTTTAAAACGAATTTTACCTGTTTCGGATTATTCTATATAA